A single genomic interval of Centropristis striata isolate RG_2023a ecotype Rhode Island chromosome 8, C.striata_1.0, whole genome shotgun sequence harbors:
- the nmt2 gene encoding glycylpeptide N-tetradecanoyltransferase 2 gives MMAEDSESAASQQSLELDDQDTCGIDGDNEEENEHMQGSPGGDLGAKRKKKKQKRKKEKPSSGGAKSDSASDSQEIKNPGLPIQKLQDIQRAMELLSCQGPAKSIDEAAKHKYQFWDTQPVPKLNEVVTSHGPIEADKENIRQEPYSLPQGFMWDTLDLSNADVLKELYTLLNENYVEDDDNMFRFDYSPNFLKWALRPPGWLPQWHCGVRVSSNKKLVGFISAIPADIRIYDTVKRMVEINFLCVHKKLRSKRVAPVLIREITRRVNIEGIFQAVYTAGVVLPKPVSTCRYWHRSLNPRKLVEVKFSHLSRNMTLQRTMKLYRLPDSTKTPGLRPMERRDIRQVTELLQKFLRRFQLAPSMGEEEVAHWFLPQDNIIDTFVVEGAGGVLTDFTSFYTLPSTVMHHPLHRSLKAAYSFYNVHTQTPLLDLMNDALILAKLKGFDVFNALDLMENKVFLEKLKFGIGDGNLQYYLYNWKCPPMDPDKVGLVLQ, from the exons atgatggCGGAGGACAGTGAATCCGCGGCCAGCCAGCAGAGCCTGGAGCTGGATGACCAGGACACCTGCGGGATAGACGGGGACAATGAGGAGGAGAATGAGCATATGCAGGG TAGTCCAGGGGGAGATTTGGGGgccaagaggaagaagaagaagcagaaaagGAAGAAGGAGAAGCCAAGCTCGGGGGGAGCCAAGTCGGACTCTGCCTCTGACTCTCAGGAGATAAAG AATCCTGGCTTGCCCATTCAGAAGCTGCAGGACATCCAAAGAGCCATGGAGCTGCTGTCCTGCCAGGGTCCAGCAAAGAGCATCGATGAGGCAGCCAAGCACAAGTACCAGTTCTGGGACACCCAGCCCGTGCCGAAGCTAA ATGAGGTGGTGACGAGTCATGGGCCGATTGAAGCAGACAAAGAAAACATTAGACAGGAGCCATATTCCTTACCTCAAGGTTTTATGTGGGACACTCTGGATCTCAGCAATGCAGATGTA CTTAAGGAGTTGTACACATTGTTAAATGAAAACTACGTGGAGGACGACGACAACATGTTCAGATTCGATTATTCACCAAACTTTCTCAAATG GGCTCTGCGTCCCCCCGGCTGGTTACCACAGTGGCATTGTGGAGTGAGAGTGTCCTCAAATAAGAAGCTTGTAGGCTTCATCAGTGCCATCCCTGCAGATATACGCATCTATGACAC AGTGAAGAGGATGGTTGAGATCAACTTTCTGTGTGTCCATAAGAAGCTGCGTTCAAAGCGCGTCGCCCCAGTGCTCATCAGAGAGATCACACGGAGGGTGAACATAGAAGGAATATTTCAGGCAGTATACACAGCAGGAGTGGTGCTGCCTAAGCCTGTGTCCACATGCAG gtATTGGCATCGTTCTTTGAATCCCAGAAAGCTTGTGGAAGTTAAATTCTCCCACCTGAGCAGAAACATGACCCTGCAAAGAACCATGAAACTCTACAGATTACCAGAT AGCACCAAGACCCCCGGGCTGCGGCCGATGGAGAGGCGTGACATCCGCCAAGTCACCGAGCTGCTACAGAAGTTCCTGAGACGTTTCCAGCTTGCACCCTCtatgggagaagaggaggtggcaCACTGGTTCCTGCCACAGGACAACATCATTGACACATTTGTAGTAGAG gGTGCCGGTGGTGTCCTGACAGATTTCACTAGTTTCTACACTCTGCCCTCGACAGTGATGCATCACCCTCTCCATAGGAGCCTGAAGGCTGCTTACTCTTTTTACAACGTTCATACACAAACCCCACTACTGGACTTAATGAATGATGCACTGATCCTGGCCAAGCTG AAAGGGTTTGATGTCTTCAATGCCTTGGATCTAATGGAGAATAAGGTGTTCCTGGAGAAGCTCAAGTTTGGCATAGGAGATGGAAATCTGCAGTATTACCTCTACAATTGGAAGTGTCCCCCTATGGACCCCGATAAG GTTGGCCTCGTCCTTCAGTAG
- the fam171a1 gene encoding protein FAM171A1, which translates to MMRAVDWRRAAAIVLCLLGHLSSRAVAKTLPEDTATEEVTLKVHLSDASTHQPLGGASIQLFTNHTPVTTETSSPDGNTFLRFHYRLGTPLVVTATKQGYVPNSVPWTPSRLPVFSSISLELLPERAATLTVYEDVVEIVSGLQGLKHQPSVHFQRRALTLPSNTSYANLTALLTVASSPSHIQHFPHLQVISGSGAGAEKSYELTPVAAISVHLLASDGVELQVYQPITVSIPLPADSGLKENDRIPAWRFDPLLGAWVKSSLGHVQREGDQLSLTYIAPQLGYWVAAMSPLHSGPVFAKDISTYHTMFLLAILGGMALILLCLLCLLLYYCRRRCLKPRVSHRKLTLSSGLDSSKRDQATSMSHLNLISNEVQLELVSTATEPDMTTPMLKPPSYEHQDNHRQHSLIHHSKHSRSSLGNSHHGSSLGNLTPRSRDNRQSVETFQLKAALSCGTDRGYRQSYTSVCSSSNPISDPLSSANRGPLSANQLSSVGIVDFISPCSPPHSPSRGEGCECRAPDFLLSRSVDHLERPSPPLLSRPGQLLCCGSVDLLSGGEGYPRVRPTLVIPAHYMRLPGEHPLSGQALLLQTDQQSDLETIQAELNASHSQQPLGQPPTDCTPCPTKQGDGERLGLSESLSIPAALGDTGLVEINIEDTLLAEKTLMELRGGKPLPHPRAWFVSLDGRSNAHIRHSYIDLQRAGCHGNPTAGGGGQQGSGSGGRRGNGNDASLDSGVDLNEPRVSRRGRDAGREEKEINRSKSTAPAMAYTQLVYVDDLEVGGSEEESPKSSPEDSKTAILSDKAEGQRGDEGQGGVEVQIQEEPPSLSSSSPASPPPLPTPEGETFRTDHALLSVSPDDDAAHEDGEEEKKSPWQKREERPLLAFNIK; encoded by the exons AGGTGACTCTGAAGGTTCACCTGAGCGATGCCAGCACCCACCAGCCCCTGGGAGGAGCCTCCATACAGCTCTTCACCAACCACACTCCAGTAACCACGGAAACCTCATCACCTGACGGCAACACCTTCCTGCGCTTCCACTACCGCCTCGGGACACCGTTGGTCGTCACCGCAACCAAACAGGGATATGTGCCAAACTCTGTGCCCTGGACTCCCTCCAGGTTACctg TATTTTCTTCCATCAGCCTGGAACTGCTACCAGAAAGAGCTGCGACTCTGACGGTGTATGAAGATGTTGTGGAGATTGTTTCAGGATTACAAG GTCTCAAGCATCAGCCCAGTGTTCATTTCCAGCGTAGAGCTCTGACTCTTCCCTCCAACACGTCCTACGCCAACCTCACTGCTCTGCTCACAGTGGCCAGCTCCCCTTCGCACATCCAGCACTTTCCCCACCTGCAAGTCATCAGCGGCAGCGGCGCAG GGGCTGAGAAGAGCTATGAGCTGACTCCTGTTGCAGCCATCTCTGTTCACCTATTGGCCAGCGACGGAGTAGAGCTGCAGGTGTATCAACCAATCACAGTCTCCATCCCCCTGCCGGCTGACAGCGGCCTGAAGGAAAATGATCGCATCCCTGCTTGGAGATTTGACCCGTTGTTGG gtgcctGGGTAAAGAGCAGTTTGGGTCATGTGCAGCGGGAGGGAGACCAGCTCAGTCTGACCTACATCGCTCCTCAGCTGGGATATTGGGTGGCCGCCATGTCCCCACTTCACTCAG GTCCAGTGTTTGCGAAGGACATCAGCACGTACCACACCATGTTCCTCTTGGCGATCCTGGGAGGCATGGCTCTCATCCTGCTCTGCCTGCTCTGCCTCCTGTTGTACTACTGCAG GCGTCGTTGTCTGAAGCCTAGAGTGTCTCACCGCAAGCTCACCCTCTCCTCTGGTCTGGACAGCAGTAAGAGGGACCAGGCCACCTCCATGTCCCACCTCAACCTCATTAGCAACGAG GTGCAGCTGGAACTTGTTTCCACAGCGACTGAGCCCGACATGACCACACCAATGCTGAAGCCTCCTTCATACGAGCACCAAGACAATCATCGTCAACACAGCCTGATCCATCACAGCAAACACAGCCGCTCCTCTCTCGGCAACAGCCACCACGGCTCATCTCTTGGCAACCTGACGCCTCGCAGCAGAGACAACCGGCAGTCTGTGGAGACGTTCCAGTTAAAGGCTGCCCTTTCATGCGGAACAGACAGAGGTTACCGTCAATCATACACCTCCGTCTGCTCGTCCAGCAACCCCATCTCGGATCCACTGTCGTCAGCCAATCGTGGTCCGTTGTCTGCTAACCAGCTGAGCAGTGTCGGGATTGTTGACTTCATCTCCCCTTGTTCTCCTCCTCACTCCCCCAGCAGGGGGGAGGGATGTGAGTGCAGAGCTCCCGACTTCCTTCTGTCCCGCTCTGTGGACCACCTGGAGCGCCCCAGTCCTCCGTTACTCTCCCGGCCGGGCCAGCTGCTCTGCTGCGGCTCTGTTGACCTGTTGAGTGGAGGAGAAGGCTACCCGCGGGTGCGTCCTACACTCGTCATCCCGGCACACTACATGCGCCTGCCTGGGGAGCACCCCCTGTCTGGACAGGCCCTCCTGCTGCAGACGGACCAGCAGAGTGACTTGGAGACCATCCAGGCTGAGCTCAATGCCTCACATTCCCAGCAGCCCCTGGGGCAACCCCCCACGGACTGCACCCCATGTCCCACCAAGCAGGGTGACGGAGAACGGCTCGGCCTCTCCGAGTCTCTGTCCATCCCCGCAGCGCTTGGGGACACAGGTCTGGTGGAGATAAACATTGAGGACACCTTGTTGGCTGAAAAGACTTTAATGGAGCTCAGAGGAGGGAAGCCTTTGCCTCACCCACGAGCCTGGTTCGTCTCTCTCGATGGACGCTCCAACGCTCATATTCGCCACTCCTACATTGACCTGCAGCGGGCGGGATGCCATGGCAACCCAACagcaggtggaggaggtcagcAGGGTAGTGGCAGCGGTGGGAGGCGCGGCAATGGCAACGATGCCAGTCTGGACTCTGGTGTGGACCTGAACGAGCCGAGAGTGAGCCGCAGGGGGAGAGACGCGGGACGGGAGGAAAAAGAGATTAACAGGTCAAAGAGCACAGCACCAGCCATGGCGTACACTCAGCTGGTGTATGTGGACGATCTGGAGGTCGGAGGCAGCGAGGAGGAGTCGCCCAAGAGCAGCCCAGAGGACAGTAAAACAGCCATCCTGTCAGACAAAGCAGAGGGTCAGAGAGGGGACGAGGGGCAGGGGGGTGTGGAGGTACAGATACAAGAGGAACCGCCCTCGCTTTCCTCTTCTTCCCCCGCGTCTCCTCCTCCCCTGCCAACCCCAGAGGGAGAGACGTTCAGGACTGATCATGCGCTGCTGTCGGTGTCTCCTGATGACGACGCAGCACACGAGgacggagaggaggagaagaagagtcCCTGGCAGAAGAGAGAGGAGCGACCCCTGCTGGCCTTCAACATTAAATGA